Proteins encoded by one window of Aptenodytes patagonicus chromosome 11, bAptPat1.pri.cur, whole genome shotgun sequence:
- the ST3GAL2 gene encoding CMP-N-acetylneuraminate-beta-galactosamide-alpha-2,3-sialyltransferase 2, producing the protein MKCSLRFCFLSTAFLLIFVMSLLFTYSHHSIAYLDPGGLGGIHRVKLVPGYAGIQRLSKGGLYPRGCTCRRCPAEEARAADWFDGRYDGTVSPVWTKENMDLPPDVQRWWMMLQPQFKSHNTHEVLSKLFQIVPGEDPYRSRDPRHCRRCAVVGNSGNLRGSGYGPEIDGHDFVMRMNQAPTVGFEGDVGGRTTHHFMYPESAKNLPANVSFVLVPFKTLDLLWIASALSTGQIRFTYAPVKPFLRVDKEKVQIYNPAFFKYIHDRWTEHHGRYPSTGMLVLFFALHVCDEVNVFGFGADSRGNWHHYWENNRYAGEFRKTGVHDADFEAHIIDMLAKTSKIEVYRGN; encoded by the exons ATGAAGTGCTCGTTGCGCTTCTGCTTCCTCTCGACCGCCTTCCTGCTCATCTTCGTCATGTCCCTCCTCTTCACCTACTCCCACCACAGCATCGCCTACCTGGACCCCGGCGGGCTGGGTGGCATTCACCGGGTGAAGCTGGTGCCTGGCTACGCCGGCATCCAGCGGCTCAGCAAGGGGGGGTTGTACCCCCGGGGCTGCACCTGCCGCCGCTGCCCGGCCGAGGAGGCCAGGGCTGCCGACTGGTTTGACGGGCGCTATGACGGCACTGTCTCCCCGGTGTGGACCAAGGAGAACATGGACCTGCCGCCCGACGTCCAGAGGTGGTGGATG ATGCTGCAGCCCCAGTTCAAGTCCCACAACACCCACGAGGTCCTGAGCAAGCTCTTCCAGATCGTACCGGGCGAGGATCCCTACCGCTCCCGCGACCCGCGCCACTGCCGCCGCTGTGCCGTGGTCGGCAACTCGGGCAATCTGCGCGGCTCTGGCTACGGACCAGAGATCGACGGGCATGATTTCGTCATGCG GATGAACCAGGCCCCCACGGTGGGTTTCGAGGGCGACGTGGGCGGTCGGACCACGCACCACTTCATGTACCCCGAGAGTGCCAAGAACCTGCCCGCCAATGTCAGCTTCGTGCTGGTGCCCTTCAAAACCCTGGACCTGCTCTGGATTGCCAGTGCCCTCTCCACCGGCCAGATCAGGTT CACGTATGCGCCCGTGAAGCCTTTTCTGCGGGTGGACAAAGAAAAG GTGCAGATCTACAACCCTGCCTTCTTCAAGTACATCCACGACCGCTGGACAGAGCACCACGGGCGCTACCCCTCCACCGGCATGCTGGTGCTTTTCTTCGCCCTCCATGTCTGTGACGAG GTGAACGTCTTCGGCTTCGGCGCCGACAGCCGGGGCAACTGGCACCACTACTGGGAGAACAACCGCTACGCGGGGGAGTTCAGGAAGACGGGGGTGCACGACGCCGACTTCGAGGCGCACATCATCGACATGCTGGCCAAAACCAGCAAGATCGAGGTTTACCGGGGGAACTGA